A genomic stretch from Dermochelys coriacea isolate rDerCor1 chromosome 24, rDerCor1.pri.v4, whole genome shotgun sequence includes:
- the SCN1B gene encoding sodium channel subunit beta-1, giving the protein MALLGPSLLICLSLVALCWAGCVEVESHTEAVFGMTFKILCISCKKRSETAAEAYTEWYFKEKGTETFTRILRYDPDALLEVVDERFQDLVVWNGSKNTRDLQDLSIFLTNVTYAQAGEYLCRVDRNLTFNGYVYNIVINKTIHVAVVDKANRDMASIVSEIMMYVLIVVLTIWLVAEMIYCYKKIAAATEVAAQENASEYLAITSESKENCAGVQVAE; this is encoded by the exons ATGGCTCTGCTGGGCCCATCACTCCTCATCTGCCTCAGCCTCG TGGCGTTGTGCTGGGCCGGCTGCGTGGAGGTGGAGTCCCACACCGAGGCCGTTTTCGGGATGACCTTCAAGATCCTCTGCATTTCCTGCAAGAAGCGGAGCGAGACCGCAGCCGAGGCCTACACGGAGTGGTACTTCAAGGAGAAGGGCACTGAGACCTTCACCAGG atcCTGCGCTACGACCCCGATGCGCTGCTGGAGGTGGTGGACGAGCGGTTCCAGGATCTGGTGGTGTGGAACGGCAGCAAGAACACGCGGGACCTGCAGGATCTGTCCATCTTCCTGACCAACGTGACCTATGCGCAGGCGGGCGAGTACTTGTGCCGTGTCGACCGCAACCTCACCTTCAACGGCTACGTCTACAACATCGTCATCAACAAGACCATCCACGTCGCAGTGGTGGACAAGG CGAATCGGGACATGGCGTCTATCGTGTCGGAGATCATGATGTATGTGCTCATCGTGGTGCTCACCATCTGGCTGGTGGCTGAGATGATTTATTGCTACAAGAAGATCGCGGCGGCCACTGAGGTGGCTGCACAGGAGAATGC CTCCGAGTACCTGGCCATCACGTCGGAGAGCAAGGAGAACTGTGCAGGGGTGCAGGTGGCGGAATAG